In the Glycine max cultivar Williams 82 chromosome 19, Glycine_max_v4.0, whole genome shotgun sequence genome, CTAAATCAAACtgatatgttctatttttttatcatatcactAGTTAAACGTGGAATCTCTACCATATTTCTGTCACCCTGaggattaaattaatattctaaACCTAAAATTTGCAGGACTGGATATTTATATGTGATTTGGTAAATGTCAGATAATGGGTGACTCGATAGTCTAACAATCATCATTGAGATAAATTCTGATATTGTCTTAGAATTTAAACTTAAGCCTATAACtcaaactaaataatttacttATGAGTAAGAGTTACTTCCACCgatatacattattttaattctatcaCTAATTAGGATGGATCTCAAACGCAACTAAAACGATTAGACGCAGAAGTTCACTTTCTTCGGTGGCATATTCAATGTTTTAAATACACCACCCTCGAATTAAATAGGTTGGTAATAAGTTTGGTGGATATGGCTTATACTTTATATGCTTGAATGGACAGTATTGAAAATCGAAATAGTCGCTAAATAGTAGTTGTCCATTTATCAGTGTTAATTTGTAGTTATTCCTAGTTGTGCGCTGTACTGCAACTCGTATGCGTtcattactaataaaaaaatacggGTTCATTAAACTCATGGattttctctcaaatctttTACACTACAAAAATGTGCACATAACAACAGTAATTAATAACGCTAACTTGCACTGGACAGTATCTCTCTTTTTACCTAAATATTATGAGGAAAATATTACTGAGAGAAAAGGATGATCTACAATGTCCCTCTTTCGTCCTCTTTTGTTACACCACAAGTTGTGATATGTGAAATTTAGTACTATATTATGCAAAAAGGGTTATTCCTTCATGTGGCTGGCTTCTTCAATGATGAATTGCCTAATGCATCAGCATATATCCCATCCATGTAAATGTCAAGAGGGATTATTGGAATTATACTATGCGTAACTGATCACTCGTTCATAGCTTGTTTTGATCAAACGGAAAGCATATGGTCCATTTCTACATTCTGACTCAACAAGCCTGAACTCTTTGCATAAGTCTCCGCCCCATGTGACTGTTAGTAAGCTAAATGCATGCAATTACAAcaactttcttttttaatctctatagtTTAAAACATCTCATTTCAGTCCCTCTAGTTGTAATTTTGTTTACCTTTTGATTCTCGGAGTCTAAAGTCATCTAAAGATTAAATGAACAATGTCATAGTTCGTTTGTTAGCATTTTTGTTTACGTATTAATTTGGCCATAACACTGGCTAATCTTTAagattacaattttaaaatgaaaatattccaGGTCcgaaaaaaaggaacaaaacagACAAAAAGATATGAGACCATAAGTATTCATCTCGTGAGTCTCCactcaacatgatttttagTTAGGAAAATGTTTAAGATACTAATAATCCTAAATTATGTTATAATAAACATAACAATTActaaaattctgcataagttgccacgttctttttttttttcaaaatcaacgaGAAGGACAACACGCATCTTTCTCTTGATCACAAATTGCGATTTTCAGGTTGCTAGCTCCAAGGGCAAAGCATATTCCAAGTTGCATTGACCAATATTTCATAATGAATTAGCCAAATCATCCTATGGTCCTATCTTAGCCCAGAGAAGCAACTAGATCCAGTGCAGCTGCCAACCTTGTTGACATGTAAATTAGATTGATTGACTGCTAGACAGGGTCCTGTATATCTTCCTAATAGTATCCGGAGTCGTTCTGCAACAGCCACCTACAAGGGAAGCTCCTAACTCACACCATTTATTTACATATGAGATAAAATCTTCATCTGTAACACCAGTATTTTGCTGCAATAACAACAGCATAATATCAGTGTGACTGTATACATAATTCAAGAAACATcccaaaatattttctttaaaatgattGAATCTCTAAGAAACTATCTCCATGCTTTATGTGGTTTCTCTCAAAGATAAGAATGTGTACCATATGAAGTACTAATCAACTTTAACAAACCATAAGTTCATAACttgaaaaatacaataaactaGATAAAACAAATACATAACTTAAGGAGTTAATTCATGTTCATGTGGGGTTCCATTAATTTCTTATGATATCATGTTACATGCATTGTTTGCTATTGTGTTACAAGAAATATAGAAAATTGCACAGGCGGAACATGATTAAATAATCACTAATCTCTCTTAACCATGTCCAACACATGAGTGCACATTTGGCTATTTTCTAATCTCTATTAACCATGTCATCACTTAACTAGGACAGGGatccaaatgaaacaaaaacattttataaggaccaaaacaggaaaaaaaaaattaagaggacaaaaagaaaacaacccTGTATATATTATAGGGGCTAAAAAACTATTCAAGTCTTTCCTTAAAATCTTCATATGTACTTGTATACGATTATTAATAAAAGGATGTGAAATCTGTCATTCCATACCAGTACTAAGCTACCACTTACACTAAGACTCCTACTTCTGAGCAAGTTtctattttaaatgataaatcaCACATGACACAACAATCTGAATCAGTTGTACAgttcaaataaaatgatttcaccaaaatggaaaagagaaggGATAGGGACACACCTATATACTTTTACTCTATAATTAAGTTTGCCTTTACagcttctttcttttatttgacaGAATAtgaattactttaattaaagCAGAATAATTTCCATAATCCAAGTGGctcattttttatatgataattttgataCTTATATTCTATAATAGatctttcttcaatttttaagaCAAAGTAGGCCTGCCTATCCTTTAAAATGTAATAGTACAATCacatgaaataaacttaccacCCACTCCTTTAGGTCAGCATCGTAAGTTTCCCCACTGTTTGGATATATAACAATTGGTTTTGTAGTCACCTGAAGAAACCATATGTGAATCAAGGATAAGTATTCCACAAAGACAAGTCCCATAACTATAACAATATGATAGCTTATCAACACTGGCACATTCCTCACACAAAAGTAACACAAAAAAACACGGGAAAATGACATTACCTACATTCTAGAGACAAATAGTTGTACATTAATGCGAAAACTGTATCAGGGTATAGGTTAAGTACTTTATTCAGAGAAGTTTCCGTTCATATAAGccatctttataaaaaaataaagaattaaaaatagttgAAGGCTATTTACAATATTATGCAACTCTTGAATGGTTGAACCTATACAGATTAACATCCATGTGTATTTATTATCCACCCTAATGTACACGACttatcaaaatgaaaacaacTTGGCAGCATGAATACTAACACTTAGAACTGAAACAGCAGTACTAATAATGACCTAAAAGAGTAGGAGAGgttgataaaaacaaaatatgaatttatgatgtgtaaaaaaataagttcAATAGTTAGCCTACACACAACATATTGGAAACAAGAGAACCTAAGTTTTACCTTCTTAAGCAAAACAATCAGACCATGAATAAATCTTGGTGGAGTACAGTTGATTCCAACAGCGACAACTTTATTACATGATTCAGCAATAGAGCCACATTCCATTAAAGAATCACCGCTAACAACATTAACTCCATCCTTAGAGTTAAAAGAAAACCATGCAGGAATTTttatgtcctcttcttccagaAGCTGAGCATAAGCCTGCTTATAGTCAATATAGTTAGGTAAATTCAGGAGTCAAGACAAAAAATGAACATTGCAAGTGAAGACTTGCAAAGTTTAATTGTCCAAGACCAATATTTAGCTTTAGATAACTATTATTTTGTACTTTTTCtgggattttaattgattatatatgCTTTAATGAGTTACTCATTATAGTTACTTTACTAGTGATTTTATGCTTTCACAAAAGCAATGGAAACTCCAGAATAGAAATTTAATGCTTTCTTGGTTTCCTGTGGTCTAGGGAAGCAAGGCAAAATTTGGGCcaaatttttgttgaaaacttCTTCACTCAAAGAAAACATCCATCAAAAGTTTGTGATTCACATTTCATGGTAACATAGAAAAAAAGCACATCAACCAAAATGAATTATACAAATATCACAGAATTTCTTCAATCATCAAGAATTTGATTACCATTCATTATCCACACTTTAAGGTTATTGCACAAGAAATAAGAATGTCATTAGATAGCCTCAATTATAAGCAAAACAAGTTCATTTGACTGAATTACCCTTCattagaaaattcaaaatattaaaatattgattgatCTTCTCTCACTCATAAATATTAAGGGTAAAGTTTGAAAAAAGATTAtgcttcaataatttttaagagaTGGATGACAGATAGGGATAAAAAAGAACCATGTGAGTAAATTTTAGCATTTGGCTGTCCAAAGCTGTAGGATACCTCAGCTTCAAGCTTATTGGGAACTGTTTCAAATGCAAGCAGGTCAGCACCTGAATCTGCTAAAATTTGAACTCTTCTCCGATGAAAATCTTTAAGAGTTTCCACCGTGATAGCATCACCATAATCCCCACTGttagaaacaaaatatcaagaaacgtgacactaaaaaatatataatttctatcAGTGCTGAGAACAGAAGCAAACATTATCAAACCCCAACCTTTCTAAAAATGTCAATGATCCTATGCAGAAAAAAGCTCAAATATGTAAGCACAAGATGGAACTAGAAGTTCATTTCATACAACTTTCTGATACCATTCCCTTTAAGAACAAGAAAGATTTGTACCAAAATAACCAATACAAAGCTAAATACACGACCTGGGAAACACAACTTATAATGATCATGAATATCACCTTGATTGTTTGTTAATAAATGGGCTACATAATAgatacaagaaaacaaaaatcacaaACAATGCTATGACTCAGTTTAGATAAATTTCCCCCTAAGAACTTATataagaaaagaatataaaaagattaaatgaaCTGAACCTCTCTCAATAAACTAAAATCAACTGAAACACTTTAGCTTTTAGAGAAATTAGATGCTAACGCTTCCACAAAAGTTAAgtacataagttgattttagcatAGGAGAGAAGTTCAATTCGTTTTACTACCTTATATTATTTTCCTATACTAGTGCTTAtaaagaagtttatccaaacgaAGTCTAGATACTAAATCTTAATCGTTTGATTCATTTCACCTGTACTCTGACCCGTCGGCCAAATAAGCCCCATAGCTCCCTACTGATGCAGCAACCAAGATAGGCCGTTGTTTGAGGATTCTACCATCATCATCCCCATCACCCGAACGACATCCAGCACAATTTTTATAGTAAACTTCGCGTGCCTCCCGTGCAATTTCAACACTGCTTCTGAGCAAGGCTTCACTCTCTTCATCAGAATAGCCTTTGGCTTTAAACCCTTGAATGGTGGCCTGTGCACAAACAACACAAGTACCTCGACTTCAGCATTAGAAAGAAATTAACAAAGAAATAAGACACTGCTCAACAACCAAACCAACTAACTCACTTGGTAAGATGCTGTGATTATAATGTCTGCACCATTTTCCAGGTAATCAAGGTGCACCTGCTCCATTTAGTCATTCAATCATTACTTTAATTTTCAattgcaaaaaattaaaaaaggaaaaaaagacaaaaacacatGATTCAATTAAGCTAAAAATAGTAACATTGCAAGAACTGCTTAACAATGATATAAGCAAAAAAATCTGGTTCGTGAAATCAATTAACACTGATGAAATGAAATCACAgagatttatttaataatggaaaaatagaacaaaaattTGAGAGTTGAAACGGTGCGTTAGATTCGAAACGGATTGTACTTGGCGAATGAGGTGAGGGAAGGAAAAGAGGCACTTGGCGCTCCAAAGAGGATCATTGAGGTCGGCGCCATGGCGCTCCAGCTCCGTCGCCAGACCGCCGTCGATGACGGCGGTGCCGCCGGTTTGACGGAGCAAATCTGTTATCAACGACGACATTTTTACGCCAGAAAGAGAACCTAGGATTTTCCCATTTTCTATTTATACATTTATCTACGGATTAAGGCCCAGCCCAAACTCTATATGGATATACGTCATGGCCCAATCCTATGCCTATAACAATTAACTCAAAATGAATCACACACCAATAAGCTTCGAGTTAGGCGAGTTTTCTGGGGACtatttgatttgaataaaaatactaatattgatttttttatatttttatttttattatcaggtaaatttttattgaaaaaaagggACCTCTAATAATATAGTAGGTCTTACATAAATGTTATATAATACAATTTTTCTATCCTTAATTTATATGCAcaagttaaagaattaaaaataggaatcattgttaaaaaatatttatcaaaactgtaagtaaaaattatttattggagTTCAAGAATGAATAATATTACAATAAGATATGAGTGGATAACAttgcaaaattattttgtgaattttcatatattttttgttaattatatctTCAAATTTTTGTTGGTTTCTTATAGTATTTAACTTCtaatatattaatgttttttaacgGAGAAAAGCAAAGCATAGGGAATCATTTGTGATAGGAACATGCCTACCAAGCTCAAAGGCAAGTTTTGTCATACATCTATACATTTGGCTATAGTATATGGTAGTGAATGTTGAATTTTAAAGGGATAATATGAGAGAAAAATTGGAGTTACAAAAATGAAGATGTTAAGATAGATGTATGATTATACAAAACAAGATCCAATACGAAATAATGTTATACAAAAGAAGATTAATGTAGCACCTATTGTAAAAAAGATGACGTAAAATTCTTTAAGGTGATTTGGGCATGTACAATAAAGGCCATGAGATGAGCCACTTAGAAGAATGAAAGACATGATTTTTAGCTTGAggagaaggaaaagagagaaaacgaaAAAGATATTGGAGAAACTCATCAAAAGAGACTTGagacttaataatatttttaaaaccttaGTTTTTAACCATGCCAAATGATGTTGTGGGATCCATGTAACCGATCTCGCCTAATTGGGATAAAGCTTTATTGTTGTTTTGGAGAGCACAACACCAGGAAAGAAAGCAAGAAGGTTGTTACAACATTGGCAATAAGACCATATCAATCGATTCAATGATCTAGgtgtttcatttattttttcaataaataaaaaataaaaatatgatgatatgaaaaaggaaaatatttgatcgacatttaatatgttattcacacttaaaaaaagattaaataaaagaagaaaaagaatttatatatataaaaaagagaggAGTATGATAAgatttataatatgataaaaaaaattatagaaaaatgagagatattgatgtgatatttaaaattataaatgatttatgcttgactactcttaaaaaataaaaagtgtcgTTGCGATGAGAAAACTAGCAAGTATAAGTAATAAAGTGAGAAAGAGTGTTTGAATGTGTGCACATGGGATGGAAAAAGAGAAGGGGGTTCTTCATCTCCTCGGCGTATGTTCGTTATTTAACCTAACAACATCATGACAAATAATTATACGATAGGTAGGACTGATAATATCTTGAGCTTTggctttttggcatgcatctcCGAACTCCGATGATGAAATGGGGACACGACAAAGTAACGTACGTACATTGTGCGGTGTGCCATCTATCTATCTATTATTCGCATAAAGTCAAACTATTTAGCAGCGTAACTTTGTATTTACATTCGTTTGAGCCAGACAAGGAGGAGCGTGTGGGACCATCGCAGGTACCCATTCTACAGTGTCTTGTGTTGGATTTCACGGGCATTCCAAATCCTAAGAGCAGCTTCCACCAATTTTAACAAATACGCAATTCTCAATTAACGTGTCTCTCACTTTCTGTTTCAACTAttgatttcatattatttatctgGTTAATTATTAAACGCACTATAATTTGAGTTGTACTTACATGCAAGAAACGATAATTTATCAGAATTAATCACACTCGTTCTTTGTGTAAATTAACTAATGATGATTATTTTGTCtaacttgaataaaattattaggaAAAGAATTACACCCATCATAAAGCTCCGGTGTACTGATCTGACTTAGAAAGATCTTAAGAAATATAATGCCCTATTAGTACTCGTGAGTTTTAACTTTTATGCATAGTTTAGGCTGagggttgttttttttatttttaatttcagttttaaGTTCTTTTGTATTTCATTTCTAATCAATCTAAACAAAAGTACTATGGTTGACAATCATAACGAGTAAAGAGAGATAGTTAGATCTGCGATTTGACGTTAAAACCTTTATGATGAAATGACCCAACGAGGAACCAAATTTTCATCATTAAAATTACTTTGCCGTCATTGGCGCCTCTTCTCCGCAGTCCCCACTATTGTGTTACACTTAAgaattcaaattataagaaataattcaATTATGAATTTATCAAACATATAGATAGGACTCAGTTTATGTCTTTAAATTAAGAGTGTGTTGAATTgagattttaaaagaatataaaaacataaaaaagtcttatagatcttattttcaaatttacacgcataacttttttttctcataataataatgtaagtgTGTAACAGTAGTTTCGATAATTGATAATTATGCAGCTTTCGGAGCAACGGTTGGATTTCCTTCGAAGTgggaattgaaaaaataaaaataatgttggctttctctctctttctttattttttttttctgtgtttCTGGGTGCATATTTTACCATACTTTTACAGTAGAAACAGTAAGCCTTACAAAAGAACCAGAAATGCAAGTTGTTGTTGGATCtactctacttttttttttggattcatgATCTACACTTCTACTTTTATAAGTGGAGAATCCCTTTCCTCTTTTGCTAGCTAGGCCATTCAGATCTGAGTATAACACCCGGTCCTCATCCATCCTCATGTTCCAGTGATTAAAAGTGTTTTAAGCCCAATAAAGTAAGAAAGATTTTGAAATTCGATTGtgtagtttattttaattatttagtcaCTTTTTACGATATATCTATTTAAagtaccttttttttaatttaatacacacacatacatatattaataaagcATTGTGTTAATAATACAAGAACTCAATCTAGTGCTAACTTTGGTCAATGCTCATGATTTTTGGATGTTTGAGACTTTGAATTTGGTAGTGACATTATATGGGGATTGAGCTTAGCCTAATCCATATCTGTTAGttatttattacttattagaACACTAGTGtacaaagaaaattaaagagtgaTATATATTTAGGTATggtaagtttaaaaaaaaatgcgaataaaaaatttaaactcaatTCCTTCCCAATCAAGTTTGATCAAGTTTGCCAAAAATTGCAGAAACTCGCCTctcattcttttaaaaaattaatttagttgtatatttttaaataaatcatatattaaattcaaacaatatataaaaataataaaacaaatatcttcaaaattaattagtcAATCGTGATCTGCAACAAAAAATCAGAAATGTTTTAGGCCTTTAAGATGTCAGTTTCGGAAGTTTTAGGGGAGGTCACGTTAATTCCTTGCTTTTTCTTATACTGATGGATTCAATCTGCTCTGTTTGTTTTGGGTGTTTTTAGTGTGGCTACATGCTCGCCCTTCATTCTGTCAAACATTGCAGGCTTGCGGTCTAAAGCTTCTGCATATTTTGTCTTGTGCTAATCCTCCTCTATAATATCTTATGCTTAAGGTTAGTCTTACTATTAATTAGTTCAATGTTTTTAGATTATCCAAAACATGAATTTCTTTTTGTAAGACaactcatttaaatatttaattcacCAAGTCACATGGGTTGTCCGTGGTTGATCATTTTCAGTCTACCTTCAAGATAAGCCAACTGTCAAGTTAAATTTGTTTAGGGATatagtttttctaaaataagaAGATGCCTAAACTTTAAATAGCTGCATGCATGTATTGGTCA is a window encoding:
- the LOC100790567 gene encoding selenocysteine methyltransferase isoform X1; this encodes MSSLITDLLRQTGGTAVIDGGLATELERHGADLNDPLWSAKCLFSFPHLIRQVHLDYLENGADIIITASYQATIQGFKAKGYSDEESEALLRSSVEIAREAREVYYKNCAGCRSGDGDDDGRILKQRPILVAASVGSYGAYLADGSEYSGDYGDAITVETLKDFHRRRVQILADSGADLLAFETVPNKLEAEQAYAQLLEEEDIKIPAWFSFNSKDGVNVVSGDSLMECGSIAESCNKVVAVGINCTPPRFIHGLIVLLKKVTTKPIVIYPNSGETYDADLKEWVQNTGVTDEDFISYVNKWCELGASLVGGCCRTTPDTIRKIYRTLSSSQSI
- the LOC100790567 gene encoding selenocysteine methyltransferase isoform X2, with translation MSSLITDLLRQTGGTAVIDGGLATELERHGADLNDPLWSAKCLFSFPHLIRQVHLDYLENGADIIITASYQATIQGFKAKGYSDEESEALLRSSVEIAREAREVYYKNCAGCRSGDGDDDGRILKQRPILVAASVGSYGAYLADGSEYSGDYGDAITVETLKDFHRRRVQILADSGADLLAFETVPNKLEAEAYAQLLEEEDIKIPAWFSFNSKDGVNVVSGDSLMECGSIAESCNKVVAVGINCTPPRFIHGLIVLLKKVTTKPIVIYPNSGETYDADLKEWVQNTGVTDEDFISYVNKWCELGASLVGGCCRTTPDTIRKIYRTLSSSQSI